The following proteins come from a genomic window of Chryseobacterium glaciei:
- the lysS gene encoding lysine--tRNA ligase, translating into MQLSEQEIIRREKLTKLGEMGINAFPADEYTITDTTESIKQDFSENKQVKIAGRLMSRRIQGKASFAELQDSTGKIQVYFNRDEICTGEDKTLYNEVYKHLLDIGDIIGIEGDLFTTQVGEMTVLVKNFTLLTKALRPLPQAKTDENGVVHDAFNDPEMRYRQRYVDLTVNPHVKEVFVKRTKLFNAMRNFFNNAGYFEVETPILQSIPGGAAARPFMTHHNALDIPLYLRIANELYLKRLIVGGFDGVYEFSKNFRNEGMDRTHNPEFTAMEIYVAYKDYNWMMDFTEKLLEFCATQVNGSTESTFGEHNISWKAPYPRVSMTEAIQKFTGFDITGKSEQELFDFAKSIGIEVNETMGKGKLIDEIFGEKCEGNFIQPTFITDYPIEMSPLTKKHRSKEGLTERFELMVCGKEIANAYSELNDPIDQRERFEEQLKLSEKGDDEAGQFIDEDFLRALEYGMPPTSGLGIGMDRLIMFLTNNASIQEVLFFPQMKPEKAVVQIELGEDENAILDILKTQEEAFSLAEVKEKSKLSGKKWDKASKVLTKNNLVKVEKIDENVFMKLV; encoded by the coding sequence ATGCAATTATCAGAACAAGAAATCATTAGACGAGAAAAGCTTACAAAGCTTGGTGAAATGGGGATTAATGCATTCCCTGCGGATGAATATACAATCACAGACACTACTGAGTCTATAAAACAGGATTTCTCTGAGAATAAACAGGTGAAGATCGCTGGTAGATTGATGTCTCGCAGAATTCAAGGGAAGGCTTCTTTTGCTGAATTGCAGGATTCTACAGGTAAAATTCAGGTATATTTCAACAGAGACGAGATCTGTACAGGAGAAGATAAAACTTTATATAATGAAGTGTACAAGCACCTTTTAGATATCGGTGATATTATCGGTATTGAAGGAGATTTATTTACAACTCAGGTTGGTGAAATGACGGTTTTAGTTAAAAACTTTACACTTCTTACTAAAGCTTTACGTCCGCTTCCTCAGGCTAAAACTGATGAAAATGGAGTAGTGCATGACGCGTTCAACGATCCTGAAATGAGATACAGACAACGTTATGTAGATTTAACGGTAAATCCTCATGTGAAAGAAGTTTTCGTGAAAAGAACAAAATTGTTCAATGCCATGAGAAATTTCTTCAATAATGCAGGATATTTTGAGGTTGAAACTCCAATCTTACAGTCAATTCCTGGTGGGGCTGCTGCAAGACCGTTTATGACACATCATAATGCTTTAGATATTCCATTATATTTAAGAATTGCGAACGAATTATATCTGAAAAGATTGATCGTTGGTGGTTTTGACGGTGTTTACGAATTCTCAAAAAACTTCAGAAATGAAGGGATGGACAGAACGCACAACCCAGAATTTACAGCAATGGAAATCTATGTAGCTTATAAAGACTACAATTGGATGATGGATTTCACGGAAAAATTATTAGAATTCTGTGCTACTCAGGTAAATGGAAGTACAGAATCAACTTTCGGCGAACATAATATCAGCTGGAAAGCTCCTTATCCAAGAGTTTCTATGACGGAAGCTATCCAGAAATTTACAGGTTTTGATATTACAGGAAAATCCGAACAGGAATTGTTCGATTTTGCTAAATCTATCGGAATTGAGGTGAACGAAACAATGGGTAAAGGGAAATTAATCGATGAAATTTTTGGTGAAAAATGTGAAGGAAACTTCATTCAGCCGACTTTCATTACAGATTACCCAATCGAAATGTCGCCTTTAACTAAAAAACATAGAAGCAAAGAAGGTTTGACTGAGCGTTTTGAATTAATGGTTTGCGGAAAAGAAATTGCGAACGCATATTCTGAGCTTAATGACCCGATTGATCAAAGAGAACGTTTTGAAGAGCAGTTAAAATTATCTGAAAAAGGTGATGATGAAGCTGGTCAGTTTATTGACGAAGATTTCTTGAGAGCGTTGGAATACGGTATGCCGCCAACTTCTGGTTTAGGTATCGGAATGGACAGATTGATTATGTTCTTAACAAATAATGCATCTATTCAGGAAGTATTATTCTTCCCTCAAATGAAGCCTGAAAAAGCGGTAGTTCAAATTGAGTTGGGAGAAGATGAAAATGCGATCCTTGATATTTTAAAAACTCAGGAAGAAGCATTTTCTCTAGCTGAAGTGAAAGAAAAAAGCAAACTTTCCGGTAAAAAATGGGATAAAGCTTCTAAAGTTTTAACTAAAAATAATTTGGTGAAAGTTGAGAAGATTGATGAAAATGTTTTTATGAAGTTGGTTTAA